AGATGGGGGACTGCGGGGCGATGATCCTTGCAGGCCCCCGCCGCTGGGCGTCCCCTTCCCGGGAAGCGCCTCGCGAATCGGACAGGGCGTCACTTTCCCCTCGCCAAGCCGAGCCGGCGCTATAAGATGATCCCCGCACGATGAAGGGGGTCCCATGGCCGACGCGCGGCATCTTCGTTTTCTGTCGGAGCTCGAGCGCAAGGTGCTCTGGCTATCGACCTGGACGATTCACAACGCCAATCACCTGCGCTCCAACGAGGACGGGCTGAAAATCGGCGGGCACCAGGCCTCCTCGGCCTCGCTCTCGACGATCCTGACGGCGCTCTATTTTTCCGTGCTGCGTCCCGAGGACAGGGTGGCGGTCAAGCCCCATGCGAGCCCGATCTTCCACGCGATCCAATATCTCTTCGACAACCAGACCCGCGAGAAGCTGGAGAATTTCCGCGCCTACAGGGGCGCGCAATCCTACCCGTCCCGCACCAAGGACGTGGACGACGTGGATTTCTCCACGGGCTCGGTGGGCCTCGGCGTCGCCCAGACGCTCTTCGCGAGCCTCGTGCAGGATTACGTGAAGGCCCATGGCTGGGCCAAGGACAGGCCCGAAGGCCGCATGATCTCGCTCGTGGGCGATGCGGAGATGGACGAGGGCAACATCTTCGAGGCGCTGCTGGAAGGCTGGAAGCACGGCGTGCGCAACACCTGGTGGATCGTCGACTACAACCGCCAGAGCCTGGACGCCGTGATCCGCGAGGGCCTCTGGGAGCGTTTCGAGGCGCTGTTCCGCAATTTCGGCTGGGACGTGGTGATCCTGAAATACGGCTCGCTCATGCAGGAGGCCTTTGCCGAGCCGGGCGGCGAGCGCTTGCGGGCCTGGATCGATACCTGCCCGAATCAGCTCTATTCCGCGCTCACATTCCAGGGCGGGGCCGCGTGGAGGAGGCGTCTCCTCGACGATCTCGGCGATCAGGGCCCGGTCACGCGCCTCATCGAGAGGCGTACGGATGAGGAGCTGGCGCGCCTCATGTCCAATCTCGGCGGGCACGACCTGCCGGGTCTCTTGGACGCCTTCGAGAAAGCGCGGACGCACGACCGCCCGGTCTGCTTCATCGCCTATACGATCAAGGGCTTCGGCCTGCCGCTGGCCGGCCACAAGGACAACCATTCGGGCCTGCTGACGCCGACCCAGATGGAGGCCTGGCGCGCCACCCAGGGCGTGCGCCCCGGCCATGAATGGGACAAGTTCGAGGGCGTCGCGATCCCCCGGGCCGAGCTCGAGGATTTCCTGCGGAAGGTGCCCTTCGTGCAGAAGGGGCGGCGGCGATATTCCGCCCCGACCGTGCCGGTGCCGGAGAGGCTCTCGTTCCCGGCCAATCCGGCCATGTCGACCCAGCAGGGATTCGGGCTCATCCTCAACGAACTCGCCCGCTCCGATCAGGCGCTGGCGGACCGCATCGTCACCACCGCGCCGGACGTGACCGTATCGACCAATCTGGGCGCCTGGGTGAACCGGCGCGGGCTGTTCGCCCGCAACAGCCTGGTCGACACCTTCAAGAAGGAGCGGATACCCTCGACCTATAACTGGGAGTTCTCGCCGAAGGGCCAGCATCTGGAGCTCGGCATCGCGGAGATGAACCTCTTCATCACCCTCTCGGCCCTGGGGCTCTCGCATTCGCTGTTCGGGGAGCGGCTCATTCCCATCGGCACGCTCTACGATCCGTTCATCTATCGCGGCGCGGACGCGCTGAACTATGCCTGCTACCAGGACGCCCGCTTCATGCTGGTCGCCACGCCCTCCGGCGTGACGCTGGCGCCGGAAGGCGGCGCGCACCAATCCATCGGCACGCCGCTCGTCGGCCTGGCGCAGGACGGCCTGGCGTCGTTCGAGCCGGCCTTCGTCGACGAGCTCGCCGTGATCATGCGCTGGGCCTTCGACTACATGCAGCGCAACGGGGAAGGCGAGCCGAACGAGACCACGTGGCTTCGCGACGAAACCGGCGGCTCGGTTTACCTGCGCCTCTCCACCCGGACCCTCGAGCAGCCCCAGCGCCCGATGCCGCAGGAGTTCGCCGACGACATCATGGCCGGGGCCTATTGGCTGCGCAAACCCGGGCCGAACGCCCAGGTGGTCGTCGCCTATACGGGCGCGGTCGCGCCCGAAGCCATCGAGGCGGTCGGCCTCATGGCCGAGGACCGGCGCGATATCGGCCTGCTCGCCATCACGTCCGCCGACCGGCTCAACGCGGGCTGGACGGCGGCGCAGCGCGCCCGCGAGCGGGGTCTCGTCCATGCGCGGTCCCATGTGGAGCGCCTGCTGGCCGACGTGCCGCCCCATTGCGGGCTCGTGACCGTGATCGACGGCCATCCGGCGACGCTCGCCTGGATGGGCTCCGTCGTGGGCCATCGCACCCGCTCGCTGGGCGTGGAGCATTTCGGCCAGACGGGCACGATCAAGGATCTCTACCGCCATTTCGGCATCGACGCGCAGGGCATCATCGCGGCGGCCGAGATGATCGCACCGGGCAAGCCGATGCGGTACCTGAAGGTGGTGTGACGCCCTTTACAGCGTCGGACGTGACATCGAACTCACGTCCGATGCTTCAACATTTTGGAACTCACGTCCGATGCTTCAACATTTTGATCTTGAGCATCTTTTCGCGCAAACCGGGTCCCACTTTCCGCGCTCGATGCTCCACGCCTTCAGTGGCGCATCGTTTGAGCGGACCCGAAGGGCCGTGTCCGTGAAAACCGGGTCCACTTTTCGCTAGCGCGGCCCGCCGGGTCCTCACGATGCGCTAGGACTGCCCCGCCTTCAGGGCCACGGTGGCGATGCCGGCGCCGATCAGCAGGCTGCCGCCGGTCTTGTTGACGAGGCCGATCGTGCGCGGGTTGCGGATGATCCGACGGGCCCGCGCGGCGACGAGCGCATACGCGAAGACGTTCGCGAAGGCCAGGATCAGGAAGGTCGCGGCGCACAGGCTCACCTGCGGCAGAAAGGCGAGCTTCGGGTCGATGAACTGCGGCAGGAAGGCCACGAAGAACACGAGGCCCTTCGGGTTGAGGGCCGTCACGAGCCAGGCGTGGCCGAGCATTTTCAGGGATGAGGTCGCGTCCGTGCGGGGCGTCACGTCGAGGCTTCCGCCAGCGCGCCAGAGCTTGATACCGAGCCAGACGAGATAGGCGGCCCCGATCCATTTGAGGATCGTGAACACCGTTGCCGATGCGGCCAGCAGCGCGCCGAGGCCCAGAAGAGACAGCGTCATGGCCGTGAAGTCGCCGAGCGCGACGCCGGCCGCCATGGGCAGGGCCGTGCGCCAGCCTTGTCCGAGCGCATAGGAGACGACCAGCAGAATGGTCGGCCCCGGGATGACGAGCAGCACGGCGGCGGCTGCCGTAAAGGCAAGCCAGGTTTCAAAGGGCACGACCGTTCTCCTCTCCGGATCACCGGAACTCAGCCACAGAACGCCGGGCCTGTCGAGGGGAGGGGCGATTTTGCCGGCAAAGCGTCACCCGGCGGCAGAAGGGTTTGCCGCTCAAGGGATCGCGTGGTAACTCGCGAGGCGAAATTACGAGAGAACCAAGCATTCCGATGGCCCGCACACGTCCGATCCGCGGCAGCACCGCCCCCCTGGTCAAGCGCCTCTGGCGCGAATGGATGCGTCCGCATTCCAGGGCCCTGGTGGCTGTGCTCGTGTTCGTCGGGCTCGTGTCGGGCGCGACGGGGCTCTACCCGGTTCTCATCAAGGCGGCTTTCGACGCCTTCGACACGAAGGATATGACGGCGATCTACCTCGCGCCGCTCTTCGTGATCGCGGTCACCTCCGTGAAGGGCTTTTCCCTCCTGGCGCTCACCATCCTGACCAACAAGGTGGTGACGCGCATCGAGGCGGACATGCAGACCAGGCTCTACGGCCACATGATCGAGGCGGATCTCGCCCAGATCGGGCGGGAGAGCCCAGCTGCGCTGACCCAGCGCTTCACCACCGACTTCATGTTCATCAAGGAGGCGCTGACCCGCCTCTCCACCGTGTTCCTGCGCGAGGTCTCCACGGTGATCGCCCTGGTGGGCGCGATGATCTGGATCGACCCGATGATGACGCTGGTGGCCGGCATCACCATGCCGTTCTTCATCTATCCGGTCGAGAAGATCGGCCGCAAGCTGCGCCGCGTCGCCACGTCCACCCAGGAGCAGACCGGCCAGATGGCGGGGCTCATCACGGAGAGCCTCGCCGGTACCCGCTTCGCCAAGACCTACCGGCTGGAGGGCTATCTCAAGGACAAGGCGGCCAGCACCTTCGACGAGATCCGCCGCCTGCGCATGAAGGGCGCGAATGCCCGCGGGCGCCTCGATCCCCTGCTCGAGGTCGGCGGCGGCGTCGCCGTGGCGGCGGTGCTCGTGCTGATTGGCCAGCGCATCCTCTCCAACAGCAGCACCGTCGGCGATTTCACGGGCTTCGTCAGCGCGCTCCTCCTCGCGGCTCAGCCGATCCGGGCGCTCGGCAATCTCAACGCCATCGTGCAGGAGGCCGCCGCCGCCCTGCAGCGCACCTTCACGGTCATGGACGAGGCTCCCCTGATCAAGGACAGGCCGGATGCGAAGCCGCTCGCCCTGAAAGGCGGCGAGATCCGCTTCTCCGACCTCTCTTTCTCCTATACGGGCAATGCAATCGCCGTGGACGGCGTCGACTTCGCGGCGGAGGCCGGCAGCACCACCGCCCTCGTCGGACGCTCAGGCTCCGGCAAGTCGACCCTGCTCTCCCTCGTGCCGCGTCTGTACGACGTGACGGGCGGCGCGATCCTCATCGACGGCCAGGACATCCGCGACGTGACGCTGGCGAGCCTGCGCCAGGCCATCGCGGTGGTGAGCCAGGACGTGGTGCTCTTCGACGACACCATCCGGGCCAATATCGCCTTCGGTCGTCCCGGCGCCACCGAGGAGGAGATCGTCGATGCCGCCAAGGCCGCGGCCGCCCACGACTTCATCATGAAGCAGCCGAACGGCTACGACACCATGGTCGGCCCCGGCGGCGGACGGCTTTCGGGCGGCGAGCGCCAGCGCGTGTCGCTGGCCCGCGCCTTCCTGAAGAACGCCCCGATCCTGCTGCTGGACGAGGCCACGAGCGCGCTCGATTCGGAATCCGAGCGCCTGGTGCAGGCCGCCATCGGCAAGCTCATGAAGGGCCGCACGACCCTGGTCATCGCCCATCGCCTCTCGACCGTGCGCGACGCGGACAAGATCGTCGTGATGGAAGCGGGACGCGTCATCGAGATGGGGCCGCACGAGGCCCTGATCGCCAGGGGGGGCACCTATGCCCGCCTGCACCGGCTGCAATTGTCGGACGATCTGGAGCCGAGCTGGGCGGCAAATTCCTGAGCCCGGACGCTTCGACGCAAGGCCTTGTCGGGCCCGGATAGCGCCAGGCTTTCCCGCGAGAGCATCGGACGTGAAAAGTGGAACCCACTTTTGGGATCGATCCGATGCTCCCTTCTTGGAAAGAGCGCATCGTCCTTGCGAAAAACCGGGACCACTTTTTCGCACGATGCGACAGGGGGCGCGGGGAACGGGCGGCCGTCCGCCGCTATTCCCGCCGCATGATCTTGTCCACGAGCAGGTTCGACCAGTAGCCCGGGCGGAACTCCCGCTCGAGGGCCTTGGCGTCGTAGACGGTTTCCAGCCAGGTCAGGAACGATAGGCCCCTGGCCGCGCCGTCGCGGCGATAGGCGTCGAAAAACGCATCGAGGATGCCGGTCTTCGAGAACCGGAAATGGCCGTAGCGCATGTGGAGCTGCCGCTGGGCCTCGTCCACGCTCCGGCCCTCGTGCAGGATGAGATAGAGCGCCGCCATGAAGCCCGCCCGGTCGGCCCCGGACTTGCAGTGCATCACGGCCGGATATTCGATGCGCTCGAAAAAGTCCTTGGCCGTGAGGAGGGACTTCCGGTCCGGTGCGCCGCGGGAGCGGATGACGAATTCCACGAGATTGATGCCCAGGCGCTCGCAGGCTTCCTTCTGAAGCTGCCAGGAGCCGTGCTCGTGCCCACCGCGCAGGTTCACGATGGTGCGCACGCCTTTCTTCTTGAGCGCCTCGATCTGGTGCGGGGCCGGCTGGGCCGTGCGCCAGAGCCGGTCGGTGACCCGGTGCTTGTTCAGGTAGACCAGGCGGAAGACTCCATGGTCGACGAGGAGCATGTTGGCCCAGGCGCACAAGCGGCCAAAGGTGCCCTGGACGGGTTTATCCCATCGGGCGATGCGAGCCATGCGTCGTGCGCGACGAACGGCAGGTCTGCGGAACCTGTTGAGCACGTTGATCCGGTCTCGAAATCGTATTCTGCCAGTGAGATCAGGAGCCTTGGGGGCGCCGGGTTGGCCCTTATCGACGATCGAAATGGATTAATCAATCGGCTGCCCTCTTAACCTTTGCCGCAGGTTCTGTCATCGTGCGGCGATCAGGAAAGAGCCGGGACGCAACCAATCGGTTGCCGCTGAGGCCCCCGTCGTGTAAGGGGAGCGTTCCGATACAACCCTCCTTGACGAAAAGAGCGGCTGGATCTGGGCCTGATAGGGTCCGGTGGCGGCGGAATCGTTGAGAGTCAAGCATTTCAGGAGAGCGGCGTCATGTCGTCCACCTTCGAGACCGTCGCCGGCATCATTTCAGAGACCGCCGACATCCCGCGCGAGCAGATCACGCCCGAGAGCCACGCCATCGACGATCTGGGCATCGACTCGCTCGCCTTCCTCGATATCGCGTTCGCCGTCGACAAGGCCTTCGGGATCAAGCTGCCCCTCGAGCAGTGGACCCAGGAAGTCAACGAGGGCAAGGCTCCGGCCGAGGAATACTTCGTTCTCAAGAACCTCGTGGCGCGCATCGACGCGCTCGTCGCCGCCAAGCAGGCTTGAAGCACCACAAGATTTCCATCCCGGTGGGCCGGACCGACCTGAGGCCGGCCCGAAGAGGCGATCCATTCCAGAGCCCCGCCTCATGGATTCCTTTTCCTGGACCGCCCGCCGGGAACGATAGAGACCGGGATCGGGATGCGCCTCGAATATTTTGAAATGATCGACCGGGTGGTGTCCCTCGACCGCGACGCGAAGCGGATCGAGGTGACCTCCACGGTGCCGCAGGAAAGCCCCGTCTTCGAAGGGCATTTCCCCGGACATCCTCTCGTGCCCGGCGTCCTGCTCACCGAGACCATGGCCCAGGCCTCCGGCTATCTCGTGCTCGGCCTCATGGGCTTCACCCACATGCCGTTCCTCATGGCCGTGGACAAGGCGCGTTTTCGCACCTTCGTGGGCCCCGGCGCGGTGCTCACGGTTCAGGCCCAGCTGGAGCATGAAGGCTCGGGCTATGCAGTGACCAAGGCCAAGATTCTGGCCGAGGGCAAGCCGATCTGCGATGCTGAGCTGCGGTTCAGGATCATGCCTTTCCCGAACGGCATGGACGGCCAGATGCGGGCTCAGGCCCAGCGCATCGGCCTGATAGGGGAGATCCAGGATGCGTGACGTCGTGATCACCGGAATCGGCATCGTCTCCTGCGCGGGAGAGGGCCTGGACGTGCATCTGGCCGCGTTGTCCGGCACACCGAACACGGACGACGAGACTTTCGCGCCCCATCCCGTTCATCGGGCGAGGGCGCTGGAATGGGACCGCCAGATCCCGAAGAAATCCGACCAGCGGCAGATGGAGGCCTGGCAGAGGCTCGGCTGCTATGCCGCAGGCCTGGCCCTCGACTCGGCGGGAGCGAAGGACGATGCGGGGCTTAAAAGCCGCATGCAGCTCATCGTTTCGGCCGGGGGAGGCGAACGCGATTACGCGGTCGACGGGCAGATCCTGACGGGCCTCCGGACGGCCGGGGATCCTGGCGTGTTTCTCAACGAGCGCCTGATGGGCGACCTGCGGCCCACGCTCTTTCTCGCTCAGCTCTCGAACCTGCTCGCGGGCAACATCTCCATCGTGCATGGCGTCACGGGCGGATCGCGCACCTTCATGGGCGAGGAATCGAGCGGCGTGGACGCCATCCGCATCGCCCGTCAGCGCATCGCCTCGGGCCAGGACGACATCTTCCTCGTCGGCGGCGCCTACAATGCCGAGCGACCCGACGTGCTGCTGATCTACGAGATGGGCGGATTCCTCTGGAAGAAGCCCTATCGGCCGGTCTGGAGCCGCCCCGCGGAAGGCGGCGGCATGATTCTCGGTTCGGCCGCCTGCTTCCTGGTGCTCGAAGCCCGCGACCATGCGCAAGAGCGTGGCGCCAAGCCGCTCGCCGCCCTCGCGGGCGTCGCTTCGGATCGCTCCCGCCGCCAGCCCGGCAGCGTCGAGCAGGCGCTCCACGGCCTTTCCGCGCAGCTTCAGGCGAAGCCCGACGTCGTGATCTCCGGCGCGACCGGCGTAAAGGGTATCACGGAAGAGGAGCAGGCCGCTCTGAGGGACATCGCTCCGGGGGCCGCCATCCACGCGACTGGCGACCTGATCGGCCATGCCATGGAGGCTCAGGCGCCCGCGGGCGTGGCGCTCGCGGCGGGCCTCATCGCGCAGGCCAAGGCAAACGACGCCCTCGTGACCTCGGTCGGTCACTGGCGCGGCGAAGGCGCCCTGCGGCTCACCAAGGCTTGAACAGGAGAACGGCATGGCGCTTCGCGACAAACAGGGCCGTCCGCTCGTCGCCGTCACCGGCATCGGCGTGGTCACCTCTCTCGGCCAGGGCAAGGACGCCACCTGGGCCGCGCTGACGGCCGGGCAATCGGGCATTCACCGCATCAACCGCTTCCCCACGGAAGGCCTGCGCACCACGATCGCGGGCACCATCGATTTCATCGACGTGGAGCCCTTCTGCGCCCCGATGCTCTCCGAGCGCCTCGCCGTTCTCGCGGCGGATGAAGCCGTCGGGCAGTCTGGACTGGCGTCGGGCGATTTTCCGGGCGCGCTGTTCATCGCCGTGCCGCCGGTCGAGATGGAATGGCCGCAGCGCAAGGCGCTGGCAGAGGCCTCCGATCAGGCCGGCGAGATCACCTACAAGGATCTCTTGCAGGCTGCGGCGACCGGCCGCTTCAAGGCGTGGCACGACCTGTTCATCTTCGGCACCGTGGCGGACCGGGTCGCCGACCGCTTCGGCACGAAGGGCTCGCCGATCTCGCTTTCGACCGCCTGCTCGTCGGGCGCCACCGCCATCCAGCTCGGCGTCGAGGCGATCCGCCGGGGCGAGACGGATGCGGCGCTCTGCATCGGCACGGACGGCTCGGTCAATCCGGAATCGCTCATCCGCTTCTCCCTGCTCTCGGCGCTCTCCACCCAGAACGAGACTCCGGAGGGCGCCTCGAAGCCCTTCTCCAAGAACCGCGACGGCTTCGTGATGGGCGAGGGCGGCGCCGCCCTCGTTCTGGAGAATGCGGAGACCGCGAAGGCGCGGGGTGCGACGATCCTCGGCTATGTGCTCGGCTGCGGCGAGAAGGGCGATCATTTCCACCGTACCCGCTCGTCCCCGGACGGCTCGCCCGCCATCGCGGCCATCCGTCAGGCGCTCGACGACGCGGGCGTCACGCCCGACGAGATCGGCTACATCAACGCGCACGGCACCTCGACGCCCGAGAACGACAAGATGGAGGCCATGAGCTGCACGGCCGTATTCGGCGAGCGCATGGGAAGCCTTCCGATCTCGTCCAACAAGTCGATGATCGGCCACACGCTCACCGCCGCGGGCGCGGTGGAGGCGG
This window of the Microvirga sp. TS319 genome carries:
- a CDS encoding protein tyrosine phosphatase, whose translation is MLNRFRRPAVRRARRMARIARWDKPVQGTFGRLCAWANMLLVDHGVFRLVYLNKHRVTDRLWRTAQPAPHQIEALKKKGVRTIVNLRGGHEHGSWQLQKEACERLGINLVEFVIRSRGAPDRKSLLTAKDFFERIEYPAVMHCKSGADRAGFMAALYLILHEGRSVDEAQRQLHMRYGHFRFSKTGILDAFFDAYRRDGAARGLSFLTWLETVYDAKALEREFRPGYWSNLLVDKIMRRE
- a CDS encoding transketolase; its protein translation is MADARHLRFLSELERKVLWLSTWTIHNANHLRSNEDGLKIGGHQASSASLSTILTALYFSVLRPEDRVAVKPHASPIFHAIQYLFDNQTREKLENFRAYRGAQSYPSRTKDVDDVDFSTGSVGLGVAQTLFASLVQDYVKAHGWAKDRPEGRMISLVGDAEMDEGNIFEALLEGWKHGVRNTWWIVDYNRQSLDAVIREGLWERFEALFRNFGWDVVILKYGSLMQEAFAEPGGERLRAWIDTCPNQLYSALTFQGGAAWRRRLLDDLGDQGPVTRLIERRTDEELARLMSNLGGHDLPGLLDAFEKARTHDRPVCFIAYTIKGFGLPLAGHKDNHSGLLTPTQMEAWRATQGVRPGHEWDKFEGVAIPRAELEDFLRKVPFVQKGRRRYSAPTVPVPERLSFPANPAMSTQQGFGLILNELARSDQALADRIVTTAPDVTVSTNLGAWVNRRGLFARNSLVDTFKKERIPSTYNWEFSPKGQHLELGIAEMNLFITLSALGLSHSLFGERLIPIGTLYDPFIYRGADALNYACYQDARFMLVATPSGVTLAPEGGAHQSIGTPLVGLAQDGLASFEPAFVDELAVIMRWAFDYMQRNGEGEPNETTWLRDETGGSVYLRLSTRTLEQPQRPMPQEFADDIMAGAYWLRKPGPNAQVVVAYTGAVAPEAIEAVGLMAEDRRDIGLLAITSADRLNAGWTAAQRARERGLVHARSHVERLLADVPPHCGLVTVIDGHPATLAWMGSVVGHRTRSLGVEHFGQTGTIKDLYRHFGIDAQGIIAAAEMIAPGKPMRYLKVV
- a CDS encoding beta-ketoacyl-ACP synthase — protein: MALRDKQGRPLVAVTGIGVVTSLGQGKDATWAALTAGQSGIHRINRFPTEGLRTTIAGTIDFIDVEPFCAPMLSERLAVLAADEAVGQSGLASGDFPGALFIAVPPVEMEWPQRKALAEASDQAGEITYKDLLQAAATGRFKAWHDLFIFGTVADRVADRFGTKGSPISLSTACSSGATAIQLGVEAIRRGETDAALCIGTDGSVNPESLIRFSLLSALSTQNETPEGASKPFSKNRDGFVMGEGGAALVLENAETAKARGATILGYVLGCGEKGDHFHRTRSSPDGSPAIAAIRQALDDAGVTPDEIGYINAHGTSTPENDKMEAMSCTAVFGERMGSLPISSNKSMIGHTLTAAGAVEAVMSLLTLSTGRLPPTINYQMPDPAIPLDVVPNVARDADVKFVLSNSFGFGGQNTCLVFGAEPKGA
- a CDS encoding ABC transporter ATP-binding protein translates to MARTRPIRGSTAPLVKRLWREWMRPHSRALVAVLVFVGLVSGATGLYPVLIKAAFDAFDTKDMTAIYLAPLFVIAVTSVKGFSLLALTILTNKVVTRIEADMQTRLYGHMIEADLAQIGRESPAALTQRFTTDFMFIKEALTRLSTVFLREVSTVIALVGAMIWIDPMMTLVAGITMPFFIYPVEKIGRKLRRVATSTQEQTGQMAGLITESLAGTRFAKTYRLEGYLKDKAASTFDEIRRLRMKGANARGRLDPLLEVGGGVAVAAVLVLIGQRILSNSSTVGDFTGFVSALLLAAQPIRALGNLNAIVQEAAAALQRTFTVMDEAPLIKDRPDAKPLALKGGEIRFSDLSFSYTGNAIAVDGVDFAAEAGSTTALVGRSGSGKSTLLSLVPRLYDVTGGAILIDGQDIRDVTLASLRQAIAVVSQDVVLFDDTIRANIAFGRPGATEEEIVDAAKAAAAHDFIMKQPNGYDTMVGPGGGRLSGGERQRVSLARAFLKNAPILLLDEATSALDSESERLVQAAIGKLMKGRTTLVIAHRLSTVRDADKIVVMEAGRVIEMGPHEALIARGGTYARLHRLQLSDDLEPSWAANS
- a CDS encoding beta-ketoacyl-ACP synthase gives rise to the protein MRDVVITGIGIVSCAGEGLDVHLAALSGTPNTDDETFAPHPVHRARALEWDRQIPKKSDQRQMEAWQRLGCYAAGLALDSAGAKDDAGLKSRMQLIVSAGGGERDYAVDGQILTGLRTAGDPGVFLNERLMGDLRPTLFLAQLSNLLAGNISIVHGVTGGSRTFMGEESSGVDAIRIARQRIASGQDDIFLVGGAYNAERPDVLLIYEMGGFLWKKPYRPVWSRPAEGGGMILGSAACFLVLEARDHAQERGAKPLAALAGVASDRSRRQPGSVEQALHGLSAQLQAKPDVVISGATGVKGITEEEQAALRDIAPGAAIHATGDLIGHAMEAQAPAGVALAAGLIAQAKANDALVTSVGHWRGEGALRLTKA
- a CDS encoding acyl carrier protein, encoding MSSTFETVAGIISETADIPREQITPESHAIDDLGIDSLAFLDIAFAVDKAFGIKLPLEQWTQEVNEGKAPAEEYFVLKNLVARIDALVAAKQA
- a CDS encoding LysE family translocator, which codes for MPFETWLAFTAAAAVLLVIPGPTILLVVSYALGQGWRTALPMAAGVALGDFTAMTLSLLGLGALLAASATVFTILKWIGAAYLVWLGIKLWRAGGSLDVTPRTDATSSLKMLGHAWLVTALNPKGLVFFVAFLPQFIDPKLAFLPQVSLCAATFLILAFANVFAYALVAARARRIIRNPRTIGLVNKTGGSLLIGAGIATVALKAGQS
- a CDS encoding 3-hydroxyacyl-ACP dehydratase FabZ family protein; the encoded protein is MRLEYFEMIDRVVSLDRDAKRIEVTSTVPQESPVFEGHFPGHPLVPGVLLTETMAQASGYLVLGLMGFTHMPFLMAVDKARFRTFVGPGAVLTVQAQLEHEGSGYAVTKAKILAEGKPICDAELRFRIMPFPNGMDGQMRAQAQRIGLIGEIQDA